The following are encoded together in the Choloepus didactylus isolate mChoDid1 chromosome 7, mChoDid1.pri, whole genome shotgun sequence genome:
- the GPX6 gene encoding glutathione peroxidase 6: protein MIGQFWASYLFPLFLVGLAQPNPKQQMMKTDCYKGVTGTIYEYGALTLNGEEYIQFKQYAGKHVLFVNVATYUGLTAQYPELNALQEELKPFGVVVLGFPCNQFGKQEPGKNSEILPGLKYVRPGGGFVPNFQLFEKGDVNGEKEQKVFTFLKNSCPPPSELLGSSSQLFWEPMKVHDIRWNFEKFLVGPDGVPVMRWYHRAPVSTVKSDVLDYLKQSKTK, encoded by the exons ATGAtcgggcagttctgggcttcttaTCTTTTCCCGCTGTTCCTGGTCGGCTTGGCGCAGCCGAACCCCAAACAGCAAATGATGAAG ACAGATTGCTACAAAGGGGTGACCGGCACCATCTATGAGTATGGAGCCCTCACCCTCAATGGTGAGGAATACATCCAGTTCAAGCAGTATGCAGGCAAGCATGTCCTTTTTGTCAATGTGGCCACCTATTGAGGCTTGACAGCTCAGTATCCTG AGCTGAATGCACTACAAGAGGAGCTGAAGCCTTTTGGTGTGGTTGTGTTGGGCTTTCCTTGTAACCAGTTTGGAAAACAAGAACCAGGAAAGAACTCAGAGATCCTTCCTGGGCTCAA GTATGTTCGTCCGGGTGGTGGCTTTGTCCCCAATTTCCAGCTCTTTGAGAAAGGGGATGTGaatggagaaaaagaacaaaaggtcTTTACTTTCCTGAAG AactcctgccctcctccctctgAGCTATTGGGCTCATCCAGTCAACTCTTCTGGGAGCCCATGAAAGTCCATGACATCCGTTGGAATTTTGAGAAGTTCCTGGTGGGACCTGATGGAGTTCCCGTCATGCGATGGTACCACCGGGCTCCAGTCAGCACAGTGAAATCAGATGTGCTGGATTACCTGAAACAGTCCAAAACCAAGTAG